One segment of Nostoc flagelliforme CCNUN1 DNA contains the following:
- a CDS encoding transposase domain-containing protein, with product MSPDIQNTELLKAIEMAIPATAIEQAIANTKTEEERTRSLPAQLMVSLVITQVASYSEKRSLN from the coding sequence GTGTCTCCTGATATACAAAATACTGAGTTGCTGAAAGCAATCGAAATGGCTATTCCAGCAACGGCAATTGAACAGGCGATCGCTAATACCAAAACCGAAGAGGAACGCACGCGATCGCTACCAGCGCAGTTAATGGTCAGTCTGGTAATAACCCAAGTTGCTAGTTATAGTGAAAAGCGATCGCTAAACTGA